Within the Telopea speciosissima isolate NSW1024214 ecotype Mountain lineage chromosome 4, Tspe_v1, whole genome shotgun sequence genome, the region acataaaaaatttaatagagAGGAAATGATAAGGATTAGCCATATGTGTGACCGCTATTTAGTTTTCTTTCGTGGTCCTAGATTCTTCAAAGTTGTATTTTTTCACTTGACAAACTCTATTTGGactgaaatttaacatgtgggCAATAAACTTTGGTTGTCTACAATACTTGGACCCCTAACATAGCTTTCATGCGAAAGATATTTGGGTGGCACAAGAAACCCTTCCTAGGTGGTCTGTGCCGAAAGCTAGAAATCTTTCATAATTATTCATAACTTTGGATAAACTTTTGACTCATAACATGTTCACTTTGGATTAGAACTGACCAATGAAATTGACGTGAGGTCTTCTATTACATGactccttttttgtttggtgGCGTTTGTGACAACGATAGAAATTTACTCATAATTGTGATGTTTTTcataatcaaaaaataaaaacaaaataaagttatgttcatcttcttttttttttagggcgGGGTGAGATGAAAGGTGAATCACCCttgcttttaatttttaattttaattttctacaaaaaaacaAGGGAGAAAGGTATCTatctaggagtgtggcctatctCAACTCTTCCATGAGACAAACTCTCTCCTCCCTAGATGAAAAGATACCTCTACCCcttttgttttgaagaggagagagatagacacatgagagtactgacataggccacactcccggacaaaccCAAAagataaatagaataaaacttATCAGATTGACCCACTTTGATAAACTTATCAATTAAAGTGGTtctaatattttcaaaaaaatgtaTGAAAACTCAGTCTAAAACCTTAAAACATTAGGCAAAGAGAACTCCACAAATATTTGAAGGCACCAAGGACCACTTACTATTTGGCCACCGGTCGAGCCTTCGGATTGCCATCAAGTAACCATCCAGAGTAGGTCCTTTATCAGCTCAGTGGCCTAACCTAACCTTTCAGAGAAAATTGTGTTTGCATCTTCTGTGACTTTGTAGGGCAACATGTGTGGCTGTGATTTGGCTAGGTTAAAGGGTAACTATAAACACCttcctttgcaatcaaagaTGAAAACTGGAATGAAAGGAGGAACCAACCCTCTTTGTAGTCTTTGGCTGTTATTGTGAGTGGGGGGACCAAGTAAAACTGATATGGCAATACAACTTCAAAAGGAAGGAACACCACTTTTTCCCATTCTTTCCATTCTAGAAGGATAATAAACAAGGAAACCCTTCATAGTACTAATCAAGGCTATATGGGTTTGGTTAATTtttcccttctccctctctctctctctctctctctctcttaagtcTCTTATGCCActtgaaaaggaaaagataaggAAGACGTCAAATCATCCTTCGAAGGATTTCTACGCCTAAATCCACttggaaaaaagaagatgaggaaggCGTCTACGCCTAGCTTCCAAGGTTGCTTTCATGTCTTCGTCTCAACTTGCTTATAATCCTTCCCTGAATACCTTTTgaaatttggtttttttaataataaattttcCTTCCATAAATATTGAACTTACTTTGTTGCCAAAGTGCCTATATAAGTAGCTTAATTCAAAATAGAGTACGGAGAATCACTAAAATGTGAGGTGGGGTAAGGAACATGGTTTGAGGtggtttgaggaattgaatTCTGATTGTTAATTTTAGCTGATTCATACTTCATTTCCATGGTTCATGTCGATTCCGTTGCCGATTTCATTTACTTGAACCATGCAAGCAATGAGTCCCATGTTGAAGTGATATctcacacatacatacacatgGATTATGCCCATGTCAATAcatgaatttttattaaaaaaaatatatatatggattaATCAATTCACCTTGATGTGATCTTGTGATTGGATTCTTAGCAAATGAATTTCATTATTAATTAATTCTCGtatttattaaatataaagTCGATAACACCCTTCCTCAATCTACTTCAAAAGTTGATTAGTTGTTGTGGTTGTGATGAAGGGAAACACGGTCCTTAATGTGTTGAATTGTGAAAATCAATTTGATATCTTTAACCCAATACATGTGATTTGTGAAAGAGATTCATGAGACTATTTAGATGGTAGCGATTTGGGAGCAAGGTCTAAAAACCCAGACTCAACATCCAATCGATTTCAGATGATTCTGATCGAGATTGGAATGAAACGATCAGGATCAATGAGAAATCGGTAAGAATTGGTCCAAATATACCCTAACTCTGGTTTTCAAAAGGAATCGACCGAACCAGGTCAGTCAAAATCAAGATCAGCTCAATCCCAATCtttgaaaccctaatagggaacCCTAAACCAGTTCATGACAAAGATGGTACTTTCTATAAGTATATTTTTGTGCCCGTTCTTAATTAATCCGGTCAGGTTTTGTCCTCAATCGATGGTCAGGTTTAGCCCATCAATGTATTCAAAACAAACTCATTCTATGATAATgatagataaaaaaataaaaaaataaaaactatgaaATCATATGGGTCAtgtcattttttaaaaatttcccCCAAAAGGTTCTGTTTGTTCGATAAATTTCTAATGTTTTTTGGAGAAAGGAAAGAATTAATGACCAGCTGAGATGATGGAGGGGGATGGGGAAAGAGTCTATACAAAAATAGTTTTGTGTATGAGATTGTACAGTATTTGCAAGCCAGTCCTTAGAGTGATTTCCTTCCCTGAAGCAAAtattgaaggaagaagatctGAGAGTGGAAACTTTGTACTTGATTTGGTGGATGGTCTCCCAGGCTTGCCAGTAGGTAGAGGCGACATCATTTATCCCATTGATAGTAGATTTTGAGTCTAAGTAGATTATCACATCAGAGAAGCCTGAGTCTTTGGCAGCATTAAGACCACGGAGAATGGTGTAAAATTTATCATTGTAAAATTTTTCAATGTTTGCTcgtcttttatatttttcatggTAAAATTGATTAAAATAATTGCGTACGAAGCTATTGTAACAAATTTGAATTAGATAGATCATATTATATGGTTGTAAGAACCAAGTATAAGTCATATGTGATCCAAGGCTACAATGCAGTCTCTTTTCATCAAAATGGGTTTCCCACTCCTATCTTTGATTGGGATTTGAGCTTTGATTCTTCTTGTGTGGTGTGGTGCGGTGTAGTTCGGGGCTGAGAgtatggattaaaatcctctctaattcccGAAAGTGCACATGAAAGTTGTGCTAAAGAGTGCACAGCCCCTTTATGCTAGCATGTGTCATTGATCAGAACCCGACCCAAAAACATGATTCTAAATCCAGTTTGGTCCGACCTAAGAACTCGACTGACCCAAGAACGTTAACCCAGTTTTGAACTGGCTTTGTTGTGAATCAGAATATATGGCCTACGTTTTGTGTCACTAAGAAGGACCATTTTCTGTACTCTTATGGTCTCTACGTATCACATGGAAAGACAGTTTCTATCCTACGAGAGTACAAATTTTGTGCTTCATGAAGGTTTCGGAGGATATTTTTTTGTGCTATCATGGTGATACATGTAATATAATGTGTTCTATTTGTAAGAAACGTCACCTAAATTGTGAATTATAAAAATGTCTTGAGGAAACTTATCATGTGGATTAAGTGCCTATAGTTCGTGACAACAGGAAATTTCACAAGGAAGTCTATGTCACAACATTATAATGTTTAAATGGATCATGTGATGATTCAAAATGTCACGATTACATAAGGTAGTTTTTGATGAATTTTAAGGATCTCATATGTCACATAAAAAATTTTTAGTGACAATTTTTAGTATATTCTTGGGTTCTCAATGCAATTTATTTACAAGATTATCACTAAAGGACTTGAAATTGCCATATTGTCATCAAGTCCATAAAAATTAAGTTACAAACAATCTTTTGAGTCTAATTTAAGGATTACAGATCCATGCTATGGTTTAGACTTGTATTAATTTCCCTAATTGCATTCAAGGACGGATAACCTATTTTGACTCCtattcttcttattattattgttgtcaTTGGTGCTCTTGGCATTGTTTTCATGTTTTGAGACGGCTTTTGGTTTTAAGTAGGAATACAAGAACAAGAACAGACCAACAACCTGAGTCTATGGCCTATATACCTGATCTAGATTGGATGAAACTTATGGGGTCTTGTAGTATGATTTGTAAATTATTtgtaaaataatttgaaaccttattatatattaataattattttttgagGTTTTAGAATATATTTATGTCCAATCGATGGTTCAGATTCTCTGAATATGATCATTGAACTGGCGGACTAAGATGATGACAACAATTAATTCCATGTGTGTCGATCCATTATGTAATATTATAAAGTAGAGGgactaaataataataaaactatAATTTTGGTGCTTAAATGTTAATATCTTATGTGGGTGATCTTATCTACAATTATCTTTATTTCGGAAATAAATATTAATTCAGACAAGAAAACCTACGTAGAATCATCAAATAGGATTCCACCACTTAGCAATTTGAGAAATACAATGATACTAGAACAGGACAAGTATAATTATATTCAACGGAGACCTAAAGACACCTTAATAACAAGAAGTGaaatgattccgattgaaggagctaaaaaagCGAGGGACAGGCAAAAAATGACCATTTGAGAaatggtgaggaaggacatgtaTAGTCTAGGTCTTTGTCCCAAGTATCACCTTTgttagagcctattggagggcaatgatccatgtagcaaagtccatttagctgagattctcttgaTGTGCTAAGTTGTGCTTCTTTCCTcttgtcatttttttatttatttccatttttcatttgatattttccattcttcatttctcttctattttttcatccttttttcaccatcttttctttcctttttttgtcaGAACTCaatttttcttactttgttttatttggattcatataaccaaccccattaagttgagaTAAAATTGAATTTGTTGTTATTTGTAAGTATATATTAgatcggattttctaaaaataaacAGCCGaaggggaggagaaagagaCTAATTCCAACATGGAaacccccctctctctctctctctctctctctctacgtttcaaaatttttttgaaagacaACACCTCTCACATTGCATTGgcggtgaagaaatacttgtcGGCTGACATGTTTAAATGTGAAAAGcgaataaaaaataatactttGACCTTGGGACTGTTTAGAGATTGCTAATCACCTATTATTTAGTCAAGAATTACTTCATTTTCTCAGAACCCAATAAATATAACTTCAAACCTTCTACGGGCTTCCCACAAGCCAACAAAACCCAAATCTTTTGATCTTAATAAAGAACGCTGGAACAAAGATTTGGCAAAAAGATACTCCTTTCATGTATTCATtggattctttcttttccctttctctctaTATATCCTCGGACCACCTCCCAGGCTCCCACTCcatagggatgtgtgcagcggCAGAGGCAGCCTATGCATGTTCAGCTCTGAGAGGTTAAAGATTTGTTATTACAACCTAATCAAACAGTTGGAGATTATAAGAAATTTCTATCTAGAAAAACCCAGTAAAATCATGTGAAACTAAGTATGAATCACATGACTCCTCTGAAACTATAGGTTTAAAATTAACCAAGTTGGAAAACTTGATCTCCAGTCAAATGAtgcagagagagaaagataggtATAGAGGTTATAAATCAAACATATGTGACCCTCAATAATCATCTCCAAAACTCACTAAGCAGACAAGGAGAGCAAGAGAATTATGATGGGTTGGTACTGCAGATCATGGGTAGTTTTCCTTGCATTTACACTACTACTGTTTTCTCTAGAAGCTACCCAAGTCCAAGCGAGAGTTCTTCCATTACAACCACAATCTTCAATCATGCATTCCCAAGCTAAGGACTTGCAGGGAAGCATGAAGAAACAGCCCATGAAACAGGTGGAAGAAAGCTTCCGCAAGATACCTCCGAGCACATCAAATCCAATCCAGAACAAGTAACCTCCCTGCCACAATACCCAATCGTCCCTTCCCTTACGTGTTTAGTTTTTCTCTTCAATAAAACAAGGCTAGGATTGAAATGTGTTATCATCTCGACATTGAACTGTTCTTGTTTCCATTCATGCAAGGTCAAAGCCTAGTTCTAATGgctggaggagaagaaaatcaAATAGTAGTTGAAGGTTTTTCTTCCACCACAAAACCATCCCCAACTTTCTGTGCCGCCGAGTGTGGAAGTGGCATCTTTTTGGCAGTCTTATAGTTTATACTTTTTGTAGGCTTTACTGTACAACAAACAAGGCATTCCTTCTTTTATATACTTGTATTTCTTATATAGCAATACAGagaaaaaaatggggaaaatcAAGAAGCTAAATATAAATTCCAAAATCTGCTTTGCCACACACCACAGTTTTAGCATTGGCGATAGGTTATTTGATAATTCACATGATAAACAATTCAATGAAGTGATTCTATGTGACTAACGATTCTCAGGATTGATTCTATACCCAAAAGACATACCAAGTGCTTGAaagttttgcaaaaaaaaacagGGAGGGAATGAAAAGGAGCTGATAGAAACagttttggttaaaaaaattcACTCAAAAGATCCACAAAATTGTTCCCAGTAGTTTACTGACTCAGGGTCGCTCCTGAGATATAGAATCCTCAAGGATCATACCAATGACCTATTTATAAAGGCAGCCAATTTCTTGGCTTCTCCTTTCCTATTGTTATTCTGCTTGATGAGTCCAGAATCTTGGCTGCGGCCTCTCTATCTCATATTTAGAGAATGGAAACTTGCAGCAcaactaaaaattaaataaaattcaaaaaataaaaataatagttGAATCATTCGTTTATAATGAAATATTTCATAAAACACAATTCAATGTTTATATAAGATAGATGGTTTAGCCATAATGTTCAAAACTGGACCAGACTGCCAGTCAAACTTGGTTTCACCAGTTTTCTGGTTGTCTGAGTCCCAGCTAAATCCCTCATTTCCCCACCCCCCCTttctccaaaccaaaaaaagcagCGAGTGCATCAAATCAAGATTATACATAAATTGTTCATCAAGCAAAACTGATAGAGCTAATAAGAAATCTTTGATATTTAAGAATATGCAAATAAATgtataaataagaaaatcatAAGGTTAGGGAACATGTCTCAACTCAACTATTAGTGACCTCCATGAATGTAGATTGTAGACAGGTCGATCTCATTATAAAACATCACTGGGATCTACTAAACCATCCTTTCAATTTGCTTTTACCTGGGTTAAACAATCCCCACCTCTAATTCAGTTTCCATGACTGCAGTACTTCTTGATCATATCCTCACAATTAACAATACAATATCCAGGGACTTGTTAGAGGAAATATTAATTTTATCTTCAAGCCGACGTAGAAATTGTGAATCATTTGCTACAACTCGAAATGCATATGTTCAGGCCAGAGTACAGGAAGTTGCGAGATGTGCCCTCGGAGGCTCTTTCCCAACTCCCATTCGTTCTCATCCATTccctatttttttccccctcagtTTCTCTATGCCAGGACTCTGGTTACATAGAACATACTTCAATCTAAAGCATGTTCAGACATTTGCAGGAATCGTAAACCCAAATTACCATGTCGTAAACAGGGAAGTTTTCTAAGGTTGACTTGATCATATTATCCAATCCCTACCTGAAAGATAATTTATTACCATTTCAAAGCCACCTCTCTGCCGATGCCTGAAAAATTGCTAAGGATTATTCAGGTTATGCAAATATTCCAGATTAGCTTCAGGACTATCAGTCTATAACCACGCATCCTATCTGCCCCATTATAATACATTACtgatagtaattttttttttaaaaaggctCAATGTCTTAAATAATTCCAAGGTGATAACCAGCAAAAGATTATGATTAGATCATAAATTCACAAGTAATATTCTTTCAATAAAGCAAAGTTATTGAGGGAAATCCACTAAATGATGGGCATTCATGTTTCTACATCCTCAATACAATATTTGGTAACTATAAATATTGAATACACATGGTGTATCTAATTGAGCTTTGGGTTCCTTCTTCCCAAGGTCAGcaacaaatttattttttttttaatttattttattttgagggGGCAGTGGAGGACAGATATGGAATTTCTGATTCTTTCACCTTTTTTCCAGGTTTTGGACAGTTTTAAAACTAAGAAACATCATATGACATGGCTCATCACCTGCTTCCACGTGCTGCAACAGGGAGAGGTTGGACGGCTGCCAGAGGATTCACCTGGACAGAAAATGCCAGTTGCCACATATCTACCAGCGCTTTTTTCACAGATGAAACTTTCCTGCTAGCAATCCTGAAAGAAAACAGATAAACAAATCTGATGTGGTCATACCTCTATTAAACATTATCAATCATGCCTATCTTTCAAACCATTAGCATTTTTTGTTCACAAGCTAACATGAAGGCAAGAGTAGATCAGGATCAAACTGAGATGACTTGAAGTGATTCTTCAGTACTGTCAAATTTGATTTattcccccccaccccaccgggcacccaaaaaaaaaggcactGTCAAGTCAAGttccagaccccgcagtggcgggagcctcatgcactgggtatgccctttaaGTCAAGTTCCAGACCCAAGCAAAACTAGTTTCTTTGTGGCTCCTTGTCTAGGACATGAATGAAAATGAATACATTTATCAGGAGGGGTTCTAATCAAATGTAAGAGTAAGTCAACAGCAACTTTTGAGTCAtaaatgaagtgagttcatccGCTTGTTTTGGAGGGGACTGGGGAGAACTCAATAAGAACATGAAATCACCTACCGTATTTTGGGGTATGactataatttatttttctacgATACACAATCATATTACAATGAACCTTTAAGAAAAGATGCAGAAATCCCCCAACAGAACTTATATAAAGTCTTTCCATATCACAGTGAAGTGAACAAGAAGTAAACATAAAGTAAAATGCTGAATCTAGGATCCCATTTACTAAATTTCATACATGACCTTTTGGTGCTCCATATTTGAAATATACAAGTAGAATGGCAACAGGAGAATATCTTACCGCCTCAAAGTAACCCGTTTCTGCCGAAGAACATAATAAATAACAACAATTAATGAGCTCCAAAGCACAATCTTTCCATGAGTTAAGACCAACCGAGCATTCCCAAACTTCAGGTTGACAGTACGGGACCACCAGAAGCATTGGTGCATCCGTTCTGAAAGTTTTAGAATGGCCTGGCCCTGTTTTCTTCCAATCATCCCATCAGATGAATATCCAGCTTTTGAAGATCTCAAAGATTCATCAACTTCAGATATACTTCTCTCTTTGACAAAAGCAGCATGAGCCTTATTTACTTCTGATAACGAAAGTGAGTCCACAGCTCGTGATGATTTGGTGGCTGATGGAGAATACAAGGAGCATAATCTTCTCAAAAGTTCCTGCAAAGTATGGCACCAACTAAAGAACATGAATCGAATTTTAGAAATAAATAGCAGAACAATAAGTATACTATCCTCCATCTGCTGACTTTGTAAGGTCTCTCACTCTACTATTCTAAATCTGCAAACTTTCTAATGCCCATCAATATGGTCCACACCAGCTGATTAAACACAATCCACTTGCCAACTGGAAGCATGAAAAGGAAATTAATCTACAGATGCCTTGAACTTGTAAttctaaaaataataaacaatttataaaaaaaaaaaaaaaacaatgcctTCAACAAGAGGCCAAAATACAGGGTAGTTgtgtgcatagttgtcacggcgtcacctaggtgccttgttggtgtctcCTTGGTTTTTTTGCCTAGCCTCATTAACAACTATGGTTGTGTGGTGTCAATACCTCTGCAGGATTTCATCAACATAATATAGCAATAGCCAGTCTGAAACAGATCATGTCTTACTTGTCGTTTTTCCTCAGGCAATTCAGCTTTCTCCAACCAGGATATAGCAACATCTTTTTCATTTAAAACCATCCCAAGAAGTGTTATGGTGTAGACCTCCACAACTTCCAGGTACTTGTCCACTCCCAGTACAGAATGTCCATCATATCTTTCATAATGATCCCCAAATTGTCCAGCCTGGCCATCCACGTATCGCCAATTACTCAAGAACTCTGAAAGGAATTCCTGAAGACCAGAACAAGAACTTTCTGATATCTGGAAGCAGGCCCTGACAAGTAAAAAAGTGCAAGAGAATACCCACTTTCATGAACACTTCAAAGCCACATAATTCCCTCCAAATATGTAAAATAATAATTCATCGATAAGTTTCAAAAATCCATGTCACATCAAAGGAGTAACCTAAAtggtaaaataataaataattcatcCAGGGGAGATGAATAGATACCCGGTAAGTACAACTTGAACGGGTATAGCAGTCACAGAACCGAACAGAAATTTAAGTTCATTCAGCATTTCAGGTGTCCTGCATGAttgaaaaagaaggatgataGCAATAAATTAGATTCAACTAGACAATTTTATTCCATAGGAGCCATGCAATAAGAGACATAGCATGTATGCCTAGGGCACCTAGGCAACCTTTCATCGCCTTAAGTCGTCTTGTTGACAACAATGGTTGATCCATTGGATTAATAATCAGTTTTATATAATCCAAATAATAAATAGATTCGAATTCGGATAATTGTCAACTTAGGTTGCCTTGTTGACAACCATGGTTGATCCATTGGATTAATAATCAGTTTTATATAATCCAATTAATAAACAGATTCGAATTCGGATCATTGTCAACTCACAGGTCCTCGGGCCAAGTATAGTTGTTTTATCATCAAAAGCATCCCAACCCTAAGAACTGAAACTTCAAACCACAATCATGTGTAATTCAATTTAAACAAGCTCCATCAAGATCTAAATTACCTACTTAAAACCTGCCAGATCAAACCCAACATTCATGTTGGTTTTGAATGGAGATGAAAATATCTTTAGTCACAAGTGGGAGTATCAAAGCTACAATAATAAAGTGGTTTGGAACATTTACAACTCATTATCAACAACAGATTGAACTCAAAATAAATTGGATTTGATTTCTCAATGACTCAACATGAGTTCAACTAACTACttgaaaaaccaaatgcaaGCACAGTTAGAATCAGGTCTCTCCCCCACCCTTTTTCTCTTCCATAGTGAATATTATGACGATGgatgagaagagaaaaattcaAAGGAGAAAGAATGAGCTGAGTGTAGAAAACATATATTGTACCTCCTCAATTCCTTTAGGCCTTGTTGGTTAGTAAGTGAAGGGAAATAAAATATTAACAGGCAAAATGAAGTGAAGTGAAGtgtatggggaaaaaaaaagactttctGAATGAGGTGTGGTTggaagaaaactgaaaaaaaaacccgtaaaaaaaatactattacACTTTCACCAACTTCACACCTAACCAAAAAACCTTAAGGACTGAAccctccctcccctctctcCTAGTGAAAATTATGATAAAGCATGAAGAAAAATTCATAGGAGAAAATGTAGAAAAAAGAATTAAGTTACCTCCCCAATTCCTTCAAGGACTGAACCAGTATCATACCAGAAGACTCCATCATATCCTCCAGTTGAATTTCATCTATTGGTGCATCTGAATTACAAATATGCCTCAAGATAGAAGAAGCAAGAGACACCGCCTCCTCAAACATACAACACACGAGAAAACtgcagaaagaaaataaaaataaaaataaaaaatattaacagTAATAGAAAATGGtaaaaaagtaataaattatACCAAACAAAGTCAACCATAGATCAATATGACCACATTCAGGGGCTCCTGAAGTAGCTATCCACTTGGAAAACATATTTCCTAAAGAAAGACATACTGTCATGGGATTGACGAGGacagaaaaataagaaactGAATGGACAAATAGAACATCAACAAAGTTTATTGGTACTAATGAGTAATATCGATTTAAactgttgaaaaataaaaaataacatagAGATAAAATATTCTGCATACTTAGAATATAAAGAAGACTagagccaaaaaaaatatgCCCATTGAAATGAAAAATACAAATCTTTTGGCTATACatcaaaggggaagaagaaaattggGGTAAACAAGATAAACACAGACGTGCCGTGCCTTAAGCTGAAATTGTCAGGGACACTAATGCATTTCATCCATACCTAAAGGAAGAAGTTAACTGAGTGg harbors:
- the LOC122660507 gene encoding protein APEM9 isoform X2 yields the protein MEKVVVMVSGVVSEESFLVCCMFEEAVSLASSILRHICNSDAPIDEIQLEDMMESSGMILVQSLKELGRTPEMLNELKFLFGSVTAIPVQVVLTGACFQISESSCSGLQEFLSEFLSNWRYVDGQAGQFGDHYERYDGHSVLGVDKYLEVVEVYTITLLGMVLNEKDVAISWLEKAELPEEKRQELLRRLCSLYSPSATKSSRAVDSLSLSEVNKAHAAFVKERSISEVDESLRSSKAGYSSDGMIGRKQGQAILKLSERMHQCFWWSRTVNLKFGNARLVLTHGKIVLWSSLIVVIYYVLRQKRVTLRRIASRKVSSVKKALVDMWQLAFSVQVNPLAAVQPLPVAARGSR
- the LOC122660507 gene encoding protein APEM9 isoform X3; this encodes MFEEAVSLASSILRHICNSDAPIDEIQLEDMMESSGMILVQSLKELGRTPEMLNELKFLFGSVTAIPVQVVLTGACFQISESSCSGLQEFLSEFLSNWRYVDGQAGQFGDHYERYDGHSVLGVDKYLEVVEVYTITLLGMVLNEKDVAISWLEKAELPEEKRQELLRRLCSLYSPSATKSSRAVDSLSLSEVNKAHAAFVKERSISEVDESLRSSKAGYSSDGMIGRKQGQAILKLSERMHQCFWWSRTVNLKFGNARLVLTHGKIVLWSSLIVVIYYVLRQKRVTLRRIASRKVSSVKKALVDMWQLAFSVQVNPLAAVQPLPVAARGSR
- the LOC122660507 gene encoding protein APEM9 isoform X1, which translates into the protein MEASLLNSSIWEEIERSENFLVCCMFEEAVSLASSILRHICNSDAPIDEIQLEDMMESSGMILVQSLKELGRTPEMLNELKFLFGSVTAIPVQVVLTGACFQISESSCSGLQEFLSEFLSNWRYVDGQAGQFGDHYERYDGHSVLGVDKYLEVVEVYTITLLGMVLNEKDVAISWLEKAELPEEKRQELLRRLCSLYSPSATKSSRAVDSLSLSEVNKAHAAFVKERSISEVDESLRSSKAGYSSDGMIGRKQGQAILKLSERMHQCFWWSRTVNLKFGNARLVLTHGKIVLWSSLIVVIYYVLRQKRVTLRRIASRKVSSVKKALVDMWQLAFSVQVNPLAAVQPLPVAARGSR